caacattaagactgcagagccggcatccatcttatcagatgaatgtattatctctttgacccggcgaacccaatgggttgtggactcaccctcctgctgtttacagttagtcaaatccacaattgacatagactgcctacaggtatctttgaagttttggatgaaccgggctttcagctcagcccaagacccgatagaattcggtggcagccctttcaaccaagtgcgggcagtcccatctaacatcatggtgaagtacttggccattgccgcttcgctgacctccagcaactccatggccatctcgtaactctcgatccaggctccgggttgtaaatcagccgtgtaattaggcaccttcctaggccctttgaaatccttgggcagacgttcattgcggagagccggcaccagacaagggacacctccagtcctcgtaggtatacccacgtcgatggaagccgtcggataagccgggggtggctggtaagccgtcaactgaggcacctgctccgcctcttgccgtgctctgtcttggtctaccgcgtgaaaggctccgttatgagccgggccgtggccaggaggcaagtcatggcgtcggacattacttgagccggtcgctgagaccatgtgtctgctataactcgggctccggcctggacgaggggttgaatgaatcctgtcccggctataagaatatgcctcttgctgcgccagagccgtctgaaggagttctctgacccggcgggtttcaaccgccgttggagagtcaccatcaattgggagagccgccagccgcgccgccgcggcgaccatgttttccaacgggttggcataatgacccggtggtattggcacgtactgaggcggggcagggttcacccggggaggtcccatcacttggggctgaattggcgtcccagccccgggcactatgatctctggcgggttactagaccctgcacccggcgtgttgaagaggtttcgaggatcgtaaaccggagggagtcgagattgggccttttgatgcctccttctcatgacctcattggacgcgttttgatccatcgtgagccggaaggactgtgcctgaatcagctgagtctgggcgtcgagagccgccctctctgcagccatcctgatcccctccgccgccagatcctccttggcctttgctagatccaactttaactgtgccacctccgcgtcatgctgaacttgatccgccggaggcaaccgtagcggtcaacaggaccgtcatcttgtctgtgagatccatcagcacctgagccggcgagggcaccaggcttcctgacccggcggcggggttttgaacaggttgtgcgccggccatgaagattccaacccggctcggcggctcaaaggggtccggaatgctgtcgccatcggaacaacccctgagcctgccatcttggagttgatacaacgagtttgactcatccgtagacgactcgccgtcagagccggcggccgtctcatcaccagatccagatccttcagagagtcctccatggatacatcccatgaaagcatgcttcaaggcaggtagagcccgggcgggtcgtgcgcgctgagccgtctcgatgagatcggcgcagagatacGGCTGAGGGCccgactcaccaatcttgccaatcaagacatgaattccgccgaaggggacccggtacccgtactcaattgagccggcgtcggggccccagtttgcatcgtcaatgtagggcttgccgcgacgactcttggtcatccggcccacagcgtatcccttgagcccttcgaagctgcccttcaagaactcaaatccactgtgcgctggccccacggtgggcgccaattgtcgtggaattgtcacgtcagatgtcctcgagcaaggacttagtcgtggagccatcgcagctaggaagcttaaaggggttaaacgggacaaggaacatgagggttatactagttcggccccttgcggtgaaggtaaaagcctacgtccagttgaggtggtattgattagggtttcgacgaccaggagctaaaccgctctgcctggttatcgatttggtcttgcttgtccctaaaccgccgccgggtcatccctttatatagagaggtcgacgcccagcggctctcagagtcccggccggctcataacagtgtccggctcggactctcaactattcttgccttacactacaagtttcaccctaacggcggttaacactacgggccttaagccatctccgggtcataagcccattattgacccgccgtcttcaagtttggtgctgggcttcgcatgatgaccattatgacgtaacccggcccctcctgggcgggtgactctaatggttatatcctcaacatcccctacatctgctagtctaccacttgaagaggtcatgcaacctagtcaactatgctagagcccataatagcttgtggctgcacacggaagtttctagcatgaataatctcatgatccctttgagcctgggtggcggtccttagaaaaacaggcaacactgggttccccaggtgcctcaatccacccagatgtgagtttaagttgccaccttaagttaaccattaattaacaatctcacatctgtcatgaatatctctcaaacccaatccacgtctacgagcatagcatagcaatataagcaaacgtagaagtaactcccaagggtttgatagtaaactggtaataggtactacctcaactacttcccgatTCCCACAGTttaatcaaatcctaaccatgcaatgtttgagggttgatctaatgcaataaaactgggtagtaaagaggtatgatcaaagtgttacttgccttgctgatgatccgtgaaacctagagattcgaagtagcaagcggcgcactccgggtactctattgcaaacaaacaaacaataagcactcatctaatgcacaagcaaaactcaaataaaagatctaaccagaaagttcaacttaagaactccggtttgtaaaaagaatcaaatcgaacgaagcaacgaaagtcaaacggcgaaagaaacaagcttcgtttactaatctggatctaagtcaagttTTACAAaatcaaaaacttgtttgagttggttaaaccgaaagagaatttcgagacgaaactctaggcgcttgaatcgcctgattcagataaacgagcgaaaaattatactagaacgaaaaacagatcggaaatcgcgatctggaaaaatcacggaaaatccgacgaaaaagaaaactgacgaacagttaatcgaacagacgttcgttaactgcgactaaccgacgaacacgttcgttaaacgAACGGAccggcgaacgttcactaactaactaaaccgaataaaaaaataaaccgatctataaaataAAACCTAGGGTTTCAAAATAAACCGAATCATTTTTTTAaaaccggactcgggcggcggcggcggtatacctccggcgaggttccTCCGGCGGGCGGAACGGCTCCGGCGGGGGCTTAGGGGTGCGGGCGGGGCTGCGGGTGACGTCGGGGGCGGCGGGGTCGACGAGGGTGCGGCGGAACGCCGTCGGGGCGGGCTCCtcgcggcggcggcgttcggcggcTTTGGGcttcggcggctccggcggggcttcggTCGGGGGTGGGGagaggtggcggggcggcggcggtatatatggaggggagggggggctgccttgggggaggggcgagctcggggaggagtcccagtcggactcgcatccggcggcggcgcggtctccaggtgggagacgatggggagatgggccggcctggctcggctgggcttcggcccagtcgggcgcgggattttttttaataattccgccgaaactaaaaaaaatcctagaaaaaaaataaaaatctaaaaatgccaaaacaaatttttgccgtctaattaaaataattagaacgagatgaacattttcttggccctaaaatgcagttttgaaaacgtgcaatttttctaatgcaaataaaattgcaaataaaatacgaataaaatcaaatatttgattttaatgtttttcctcgaatatttgaattattttggagaagtcatattttctcctctcatttattttaatgtgaaatatttttcggagagaaaaataattaaaaccaaaatcctcgtttcattatttgataaaatcaaatatgaaaaccgggaaaatccccaactctcttctagggtccttgagttgcttaggatttcgaggattgcgaacaagaaagcaataaaatatgatatgcatgatgatctaatgtataacattccaaattgaaaatttgggatgttacaagtataGACATGGCCAGAActctttccgatcaatgatcaacatcggagccgtggacacccatattgacccctatacccacacgaataactattcgagtgaacctccagttgccgtgtgctattcctgttgcttcacgataatATTACAAACACCCGAGGTGATTTACTTGCATCcctgtggatcaacaacttgtccattatgctagttacctcgttaccggttttgttctcttttctcgtttccgtgttccggcatccctgtgatcaaatcacactgtgtctggcgaAACGGTGATGGATACCACCGAGAGGCCCTAgaaatatctctccatcgtcggaggagcaaatcccaatcttgagctatcaagttacttgacatactttcccatgaacccgtaagccgccgtaataacCATCcaattacggatgacgtttaacaaaccccaaagttcatgaatcaagcttgaagaaactcgatactctcatggtctgaggaacatgcaaacattaaccatctaTGTGTTATTAACCAtgaacttgtgacgaatgtatctcatagcataacatcaaaacgggtcgattcaacacaaatgttcttctaacattgtgccctcaaagttgctggcatagacatgcccgtGATTGGGAatacataatcatcatgcaacacttgagctagtcttagaggcatgactaggaatacattttaccgtttattattccacacatgcacATGGGTTTTCCCCCTAAGTCTTTATGGATATACGAGCTCGAGAACCACAACAGTTATaacatggaacataaacataattatgagcatggagataaataataacatttattattgcctctagggcatatctcctacagcctTAGGGTTTACATGTTGGATGCGATCTGAGGCGTCGCTGCCCTCTAGTCTTGGATATCAAGAAGGTCGTCTGGCACCTTAGGGTTAGCGCTACGCCGTGGACATTTGGGCCCCCTTATGGTTGGTGAGGCCGGGCTCCTTGGTGTTAGCCACCCCTGGTACAGGACCCCGTCAGTAGCCCTCGAGCATGGCGAATGTCGCAGTGAGGGTCGCAATACCTCCGGCGGGCTCCTTCATTGCGCGTCCCTTGAGAGCCCAGATAACCTCCGAGTCCAACTCACTAGAAGGATCAGGCGGCCTTTAGTTTTGACGCCAAGCCAACACCGTTGATGATCGCATCATCAGTCTTAAAAAAGGGGACCAACCATAATTGTCGCCTCTATCTTCtgcaaaaaaggagaaaatagaGAAAAAACTCTCCCAAGGCGGGAAAACTAGCCCTTTCCGCTGTAGGTGGACAGCGCCTCGAGTCCGGACGTTTATAAGGAGAGGGAAACCGAGGGTTTCAAAACCCTACCTCATTCTAGCTCCCGCCCTTGCTCATCTCGAACCCTCTGTCACGTCGCCACATAGTTTTTCGTTGTTCCTGTCCCTTCGCCGCTGATGGTCAAGACGAGGAGCGAGAGGGGTAGGATAGCTTCCGGCTCAGAGCCGCCCTCCAGGTCCGCCGGTGGAAAGCTGAAGAGGACCCGCTTTCATGGCCGGTTTGGCACGAAGTCCTTTCATGGTGGCAGTCCACAACTCCCCCGACAGCCCACGGCTTCCTTCACCGACTGGTGTGCGTACTCGTGTTCCCACGCTCCTGACTCCCACCGTCGAGGTCTCTCCTTCATCGTTATCGTCACAGAGTGGTATCTGTGGAAGCACCGCAATGCATACATTTTCGATCATTCTCGCCCCTCCGTCAACTACGTGATGCAATTCATCCATGAAGACGGGAGATGTTGGGCCAAAGCCGGCACCACCAGGATAGGTAACACCATTCCCGAGGTTTAGATGTAGGTGGGGATGAGCACCCCTCCCTCTCATGCTCGGCCATCATGTGCGCACATGCTAGTGTATGTGTGATGTGATGTAGCCTTGACATATACTTTGCTTCTTCTCCTTCTATCGTAGAATGAACGCTCATATGCAAGCTTTGCGTATTTGCGAAAAAGATCTGTGCATTGCGCTGCAGATGTGACGACTGATGAAGCTTGTTCCATACGGGATGACTTGAACCTCGCCAATTCTTTGGGTTTTCATCAAGTGGAGGTCAAGTCTGACTTCTAAATGTCACCAACTTCTGTACCGGGCAAACAAGATGGAAGGACGCGCGATAACATTTTCTTGCGGGGTGGGTGGACATGACAGCGTCAATAGGGAAGGTCACTTTTACACATTGATTTTGTTCCGCTAGCTAAGCGGTGTACTCCTTCCGTCTGATGAAGAGTGTATATTTGGCTTTAAAATTTGTTCATAAAAGAATGTACTTCTATTTTTCCAATacactttaaagtagaaaaaaaatgTTTCTATCTCGTCACACGGTAACCAAGATAATAACATTCtacacatggtcttcttaatttcAACATGCATCTAGCTCATTGGTGGTTAGGTAATTAAAGAGGAGAAAGATGACGGGTTGCACCTTTCCGATGCATTTTTTACTTCATttcataatttgtcctaaaatttctatatgtacacttttcactggacggagggagtatgtgctaGCTAATTATTGTTATTATAATAAAATTTCGTTTTATTGGATAGATGTCTAGCTAGCAATCTCATGAAGGATATAATTTTGGTTCGAAACTAGTGAAGCTACCCACGATGGCCTTAAAAAATGACGATGGCCTTAATAACAAGAAAATATCGTCGGCAGTGGAGCTTCGGCCAGAAGAAAGGTTGTCCAGGCAGTGGGTCCGTCTTGACTCTTGAGTGGGACTGGGAGCGGGAGCGGGAAGTTGTCCCGGTAGAGCGAGCGGGCACCGGGCACCGGGCAccgggagggagggggagaggccCCGGTTGGGGAAGGAAATGCCTGGGTCTCGCATACCGCCCCTTCATAGGCCCTGATTGTTCCCCAAATCGAATCCTCGCGTTTTCCCCCAAATCGGCCAAACCCTAGCGAGGCTCCGTGCTGCATCCAGCGCAATGGGGCGGAGGGAGATCATGGACCCCGGCAGCGGCGGGCCGAAGAAGATCCTGGACCCCGGCAGCGGCAAGCCGATGGAGATCATAGGCCTCGGCAGCGGCAAGCTCGAGGACTATCCCTGCGTGAGGCAGCTCCGTAACCGGCGGCTCCTCACCTACCTCTGGCTCCAGGGCTTCGACACCGCCTACGACAGGTACGCACCCCCGCCCGCCCGCCGTCCCACTTTGCTCGTCTCCTTGCCGCTAGGCTAACGCGCCCCCTGCCGTGTATGCGATGCAGCGTCGTGCATGAGTCGGATGTGCAGCAGATGAGCAGGCTGCATCTGCGGCAGCTGGTGGTCTGGGGCCAGTGGAGAGAAGCCGTCAAGTACATAAACCGCTTCCTGCCGCCGGCCGACGACCGGGGCGTCGAGACCCGTTCCCTTCTCTTATTCCTCCACACGCTCTGGTCTCTGGCCAACGTCGCCGCGTGCTCAGCGGGCGGCTTCGTCAACGACTCCGTACGCCGCGACCTTCACTTCCTGACGAACCTTTGCTGCCGCAACGTCAAGCTCAACTCCATCCTCCAATACACGCTCCACTCACCGCAATTCACGTATGTTACGTACTGCCTAATACGTACTCCGATGAATATTTCGAGTCACTGCTCTACTTGTCATTATCGAGCCTCAGATGAATCCTGTCTTTGTAGGGCGTCCCTGGACTGGAAACTGGTGAGGGAGaaggcatcgttgattgccgatGACTGGGCTCTTGAGACTCCTGAGTTAAGACGCATGTTGCAATTACCCGGTGGCCGGGGTCTCGCGCAGGACTTGCTTCCCATCGGGTGGGTTCCTGTATCCATTCATTCATCCAATCTTTTACTGTTCGAGTATCAACTGCATGTCAATCTGATCAACCCCTACATGTTTAATTTGCTAGCCCCCTTCGTCCAAGGCGCCACCGGAGGCAACAATTCCTGCGGCCAAAGCCGGTGGCCATTGCCAAGGGCTATCTCAACAGGAGGAGGAGGTATTTACAACTTGATTAATTATCATCAGATGTAGTTTTCACTTGGCATTCACACATTTTCCTTGATTCTTGCAGCCTGCCATCTTCAAGCCCACTTTATGGTATGAACATCTTGGCATAAAAGCAACATCCCTCTGCTAACCTCCGCATATGTGTGGCAGTTAATGTTTGCTATGTATTGAATTGCAGGATTGCCCGACAATGCAATCAGCCGGGTGGCAGATCCTATTGGTAAAACTAGTCTCTGACCATCTAATTCCAGCTTGTAAACAAAATATGTGATAAGTATTTTCTGCTGTTGCTTTGTTTGTGGACATCTCTTTGGCTATGCAAGTTCCTGTGTGCTGATAAAACTTACTTGATAATATTTAGAGGGATGTTTAATAGCCGGTAAAATTCCGGAGCTCCGTCAAGAGTAGCATCTTCAATCAAATCCAAATGAAGGTAATTTAATTTATTCAACGTTGTCTTACCCTTAGATTACACTGTGCAAAACTGAGCTAACTCATCTGACTTTGACGCCTTGTATTTTTCTTGTTAATTTTCTTATTCATCATTGTTACAACCTCTCCGGTTTTATTGCACAGATTTTACCATTGTTGCTTTTGTATTGTGCTAGGCTAGCTTTATACTTAGTATTTCATTGAAGTGGCTCATGCACCATGTAGTCCCACGCTATATTTTGTTCAGCTCATCCCTCGTTTTTTTTGTTCCTAAGCTCATTGTTTGCCAAACACCTCCTAAGTTTAGTATTCCGTTATTCTTCTGTTGGTTGCTCACATGTTATGCACGTTATATATGCACATCGGCATGATAATTCATAACAGCACTCCGATGCAAGCTGGACGTTGTTCTTTGCACGTCATCAATGCAGGGAACCTGCTGTCATTTCCAACTGCTCAACTGAGTTAACATATGAAATCATAATTCTTTAGAAAAGTCCAAATGTGCTAGTGAAACGCCTAAATGCTCAACTAATTCTTGTAGATGCACTACTTATTACCGTGCTtcgtgttgtttgttgcatttttaagTGCCCACCTGATGCCACTTCTAACGAACTGGTTGCAGCTGCTTCTGGTACTCCACTTCTGCAGGCCATATCTGGGACCGTGACAAATCCTGCTAAAAACACTG
This region of Triticum aestivum cultivar Chinese Spring chromosome 2D, IWGSC CS RefSeq v2.1, whole genome shotgun sequence genomic DNA includes:
- the LOC123055925 gene encoding uncharacterized protein — translated: MGRREIMDPGSGGPKKILDPGSGKPMEIIGLGSGKLEDYPCVRQLRNRRLLTYLWLQGFDTAYDSVVHESDVQQMSRLHLRQLVVWGQWREAVKYINRFLPPADDRGVETRSLLLFLHTLWSLANVAACSAGGFVNDSVRRDLHFLTNLCCRNVKLNSILQYTLHSPQFTASLDWKLVREKASLIADDWALETPELRRMLQLPGGRGLAQDLLPIGPLRPRRHRRQQFLRPKPVAIAKGYLNRRRSLPSSSPLYGLPDNAISRVADPIGKTSL